The window ACGGCCGTCATTCGcgcgggggaaaaaaaaaggaggccGCGGCAAATGTCCAGCACATCACAACAGaggtgagttttttttaatacgtGATGGGAGATTCACTTTGGATTCACACGGTAAAACCACAACAAGCACGTGTGTTTAGGTAAATACACGTTTAGTTGGGCTGTTTATAAACTTAGCTTAGCGTCAAACAAGGTAGAGTAACACAATGGATCCTCCTGTGCTcagtttgtgttctcacatcaacaTCCTCTGTTGGCCACTAACATCTgataacatcaactggtggcagccattaaagggatagttcagtGATAATTTGAAAATTCACTcaattatctcctcaccactgtgccgatggaggtggtggacgaagtgtttgagtccacaaaacacttctggagtttcaggggtaaacagcgttgcggccaaatccaatacaattgaagtaaatggcgaccacttcgTCAAATGTAGAAAGAACAACAGATAAAAACCATAAAaggcctccacactgctcctgggGTGTCGTCCATGTGTCCGTAAGCAACAAACATTCAATCTGACTCAAAACAGTGTcttttacaccatgttttcagcctAATTGTCCGCTGGTCCCCAGATACTTCAATTTGTACTCATTTGCAATGATTGTTGTCATTATCTGTTCATTCTTTTATTGATTGTAGTAGATTAATTGTTAACTGTGTGTGAAAAACTGCCTGCTGAAGTTTTAAAAGTCAGCTCGCTACAATTAATGTCAAAGAAAGGTATTGAACCTTCACACTTGAGATGCTGTAATCAGACTGAAGGGTTTATTCAATTAGGCTAGTTAAGTAAAGTACCTGATGTAGACAGGAAATGCCAATCTTacagtaaatattgttttttaataacttgtgtttgtgtattttcagcCAGCTGTAGCATGGAGCAAATGTTAACTATTCCTTTAATTGGGTGGTTTAACGTGAACAGTGCATCAACCGTGATATCAAAAACGTGGCTACAATATTTTAATCTGACATAAAGCTGAgtttaaatatgaaatactaTTTAACTGAAAACACTCAAAGTGCAAAAACCTCATGTTTGTACTCAAGCTTCATTGATTTCACCTTTTACTAGAGAAAAGTCAGTAAGGATTGGGAGAGTCAAGCTATAGTTATTACATATTAGATTATCCCATTGTACGAGTTTTGGATCATTGAATATAGAAAACAgaatgtaaaatacacacatgtacttATTCACGATGACAATGACATCGATCTAGAACGcttgcaaaaaacaacaacctgatAATCCTGATTATACCACAGAATTGGACAAAGTTTCACTGATCAGCATTGTGAAGACCTATTCAAATGAAACCACCCAGACTGATTGGCTCAGTGTGAGGTGTGAACAACAGAACAGGTTTAGGTGGAGACAACACAAAGAAGATGGTAATTGTCCTGATACTGTATCAAGTTACTGTCAGCACCGAGAAGTGTCATGTCAGGGAGATATTCTAACTGAGACTTTCACACATGATACAGAGGGTATAAGGGGAACTGATCGGCTTGGGTTGCTGCGCatgtatattattaaaaaaaagccacTAACAATCAGTTTACAAGTCACGTATACCTCTAAGTCAGGCGAAAGGTAACGCCCACACAAGTGCTGGATGCAAAAGTAAACagtaaacaagtaaaacaaaagcTTGGCGGTATTACCAGAGGAGATTAGTGTTTGAGCCCAGAAGGACATAAACACAACGTACACAACACAGTTTCATTATGTAAACAGTCAACAGGGACACGTACACTCTGTAATTAAACAGAATCAGTGATATTAAAACTAGTGAACTGGAAGCAAAACATGATAGTATAGAAATTCCAATTAGGGAATGTGCATTGAATTGTATAGTCATAATTAAAGATGGGAAAAACCTAATGTATCCTAATGTATTTTGTTGCCTATAGCCCTTTGTAATTGAGTCTTGGTGGTTTGTatgaagaaggaggaggagggggaataTCAAGAATGGGACTAAACGGTTTGTCTCATCGTGTTAGGAAATGAGATGAGGAGCTGAATGGTCGGGTGGGAGAGAAGGTGAGAAGTAACACAAACCCAGATGAGGCGGCTAATGACACCAGTCACACATTGGCGATGTGTGTTATTTGCTCCTGGAAAATATATGAGCCATGGATGTCAGCTGGtgtgtaaaaaaacactgtCGCACCATTGAGAACGACATCTTGATTTCATCGTTTTTAAGGAGGTTGGATTTTAAAGGAgataacattttttattgtttcctcaTGTTAACTCGGTTGTCTATCTTAATTTGTGTCTGCCGGGTATCGCCGAGGCTGACGTTTGACAAACTAATCACAGAGGATAAGGTAATTTACCGGTACTTGTTACCATAGCagcattttgattttgattagACCTCTTAGGGCTGATTGGGAAGATTTATGCGCTGGATCCTTCAACAAATTTCTGTGCTGGGTCTCGTGATCCCAGAAATTGAATTTCCTCTCTACCCTGTCaaattgatttgaaatgaaacctttcattttctttccatccCCCCCATGACTGTTTATGTTCTGCTGGCCCGATGTAGGACattaatgtttttcatgtgtgtgtgtgtgtgtgtgtgtgtgtgagcgagtggAAAAGCATTGTCAGGGGTGTGACCTAAAAAACAGCACACAATATATTCTCTGTCTCGTGATGTGGAACAGTTCTTCCTCCACGTCAATGAAATGTTGAGATCACAGAGATTGAACTCACAAACAAAATATGCCACATTCATAACGGGCTCAGGACagttttatgattattatttatcagaCACAGTGTTGCTGCagcataaagaaatgtaattatagCTGCAGTGTTGACTGCCCCTTTTCAATGCCTCCCCTTTGTCTTCCAAATTCACCCTttctttctgacacacacacacacacacacacacacacacacacacacacacacacacacacacacacacacacacacacacacacacacacacaaacacacattatggCCCTACATTATATTTGTCAAGAATAATGAGACCTAATTACAGAACAGTAAACATATGCTCTCTAGTGGCCTATTCTGGAAAGTGCACTTTACAAAATACTCAAGTCAATTTGTGTCTTCAGATTTGAagctaaaatcaaataaatgagaaatataTTACTGctctttcatgttttaaatatgtccTCTTTCTATTCactattcatattttattatgcTTCTTTATTCCCTCTCTATAATGAAGCAACATTCAATTGTACATCTCTTTGTTTACTAGATTAGGTTATGtatgtattatatgtatatgtgtgtataatCCTGTGTCCTTTACCCATCTGTGACTCCATCAGCTAAGATGCTaaaacaccacacacatcaTTATCTGCAGCTCATCTGCACCGCTCCATCCACAGCGTGCACACGTTTactcaaacacatacacacttgtctgacttgctgtaaacaaacagtaGTTTTATTCAAGATTAAACATTTAGACGACCACAGAATAGATGAACAGGCATTGGTtgctttttctgctgctgtcccaGAGACCCACTATTAGGCAAAGCTTTAGCTAAACAActttacatgtttatatttttttgtcctGTAGCTATACACATAgatatacatgtgtatattcTGTATATACATAGACTGACAGTTGGTCTCCTGCATGAAGTTTGTATCCTCCCccgaaatgttgaaaaaacatgTTGCATGTAGGTTGACTTTTGATATAATAAaagataactgtaaaataaaaaataaggaaTACATACAAGGATACAAAGTTTTCTTTCAAGACACCAACAGTCTGCATATTACCTACCATCCAAGCTGCacttatgtatatttattagtttaattATCTACTACACTTGTTTATTTGACCCTCTGGAGTCGAAGGCAGTGTTTCCAGTGGATCATCGTGACACTGAGCAGAGCAAGAAAAAGCCCGGTTTAAAAAAATGGCGGCAGACAGACACGTCCAACCAACTGAATCTGACAAAGGCACCAACAATacacatgttatttttttctcttttaaaaatacacacatcaaatacaatATACTGCCTTGCAAAGAGGCCAtaggaatgaaaaaaaagaaaaagaaacatgagaGTCAATTTACGGAAACAAAGCTCCAAGTTGTACAATTAAAGTGGAACTGTACGTATGGAAAGCATAGACTATCTTTCATCCATCCACGCCTGTCGACCTCCTTTAGGAATGTTAGAAGGGATCATTTCTCTGGTGGTAAATAGAGGCAGGATTTGAGTAAATGCATCGGGCACTGAAGGTTGCAAAAAGACTCTTCAGCGAGTCAAAGCAGGAGGCAGTAGATTCCCACAAACCCTCTTCACCAGCAAGACAGCGGGGACGAGCAGGACGATAGTTGGTGGATGGCGAGTGTTAAAAGGCGAGACTCAGGATTAGCACCAACTTCAGAGGTTTATGAACTGTGTGTCTCAGAGCGTGGAAGGTGGGGCTGGGTGagggtggtgatgatgatgatgatgatgaggtaACGGTGACGGTGAGATGATGAGTCAGAGATAAGGATGAGCCTGAGGGGAGCAGAAGCATCGTTGGCTTTGCCTCACTGACCCAGAGCATGCATGACCTCtactgagagagagataagGGACAGAAATGCTGCTAATAGTCTTTCAAGGCTTTAAATTGATATGGTGTAAATGCACAAATTGTCTTTCTAGCAGCCTGAATAGTTTAAAATGGTTTGTCTTACAGAATACAACCTATTTCCAATGCAGCGATGACTAACAATCTTCGTTACCTGGGCACAACTATTCTTCATATTGTGCTCAAAGGGCTGAAAAGGCTTAAGGTCAAAAGAGATGAATATTTAAAAGTCTATTCAAATGTCTCGAATGTCTTTTACTATCAGAAAATCTATTCACGTACTAACGAGGGGGCAGGTCTGCAGAGTAAGCATCAGGGGTTAAACTGGGAGCGGAGGAGGACAGAAACCAGCAGCCGAGCAACACCACACAGGGAAATTACAGAAtcatcagattttatttggttcataaagagacaaaaaccttcttcttctttttttctttagtttttttttaacgccGAGCGAGCTCGTCTCTTCTTGTTATGACGGTAGAACGAATCCCAATTTAACCCCTGGAATTTACATTCATGTGAACGTGACAGCACAGAATAAAAAGACCGAACAAAAGTGACAAGACAGTCAAAAATGTTGCAAGGCTTCATGCAGTGCTACCTCATAAGATTTACATTGATTCTACGGCTGAGAGAGCAAAAATCCTTAAAGCATTTCTAGTCGCTGTGCAACGGCTTGTTACGTGTGTCCATCTTAttcgaaaaaagaaaaagacaaaagctgtGATCCTCATGTACACGTGTCACGTACAGCGTCTATGCAGTTTGCAACGTGGTCAGTGTTGTAGTTTGCCTCTCGTCTCCGCACTGTAGTTTCCTATTAAAAGTCAATGCATATCTCTAACACCGCAAATTATACTCACTGTTACCGATAGAAACACTTGTGTGACTTTAGATATGAGCACATATGAGTCTAAGAAAGCACGGACACTTGTGATGATTGTTACGCTAATCTGGAAGTGCTTACAAGCTTTACATGCAGTTAATGGTTGGGGATGGTATAGAGAaccaaaaacaataaatacattgtataaaacataatttcatatcaatatattaaaatactatttaaaataatatcttAGACAATATTGTAATATGAAATTGACTGATAAATAGTTGGTAGGCCTACACAgagaaatacatatttatatatatatttaagtatcTGTGTCCTTCATAGTTTGCTGTTAAATGGTTTAAAGTTtccagacccccccccccagtgggTTCGCAGTACAATCCAGAGAGCTAATACAGTTATTTTTcccaacaataataacaatgaacTTACAGTACACAGTCCCATAATAAAGATATACATACTGAATACAATATAAATGTCAAgacagaaaaatagaaaaatatcaaTAGAAatcaaaagtcaaatacatATCAGAGAAAGTATACAGAGTAAAGTGTACGTATGAGTCTTTGTGGTTCTTGTTGTAGCTGGAGCTTGTATTGGCTCTCATTGTTGGTAAATTGGCTGTGTACTTCGCTTTCTGTTATTTCCCcccagtccacacacacacacacacacacacacacacacacacacacacacacacacacacacacacacacacacacacacacacacttcaaatacaGACACATGCCTGCACAGATGTACAAGTGTGtccccatccacacacacacactcacacagatgcaGGTGTGtccccatccacacacactcacacacatttacacgcACACATCTCACATGACCGTGCAACATTTGCAGGtctgtttcttctccttctccttctccttctccttctcctcctcctccccgcctCCGTTGgccttctccttctctgccaTGCTGCCGTTGGGCGGAGCCTGCTCGTCGGCGGCTGCCTCTCCGCCTGCTTTCCCCTCCCCATCTTCGATCACAACAAACTCGGCCTTCACGTTGCCGTCCACCCCCTCCATTCCCAGGGCCGTGTggctctcctgctcctcttccacGGTCTTGTAGCCCATGAACACCAGGGTGACGGGGTTGTCTTCACTGGCCTGGTCAGGACTGGGGCCCAGCAGCTTGGCCTCTAACCCTGTCACCTCTCTCTTGGGGGTGTTACCGGAGGTCTGCACTACTCCATTTTCACCTGTAGGGGGCACCAGAGTATCATGGAGAGGTTAGGGTCgtgcagcagcaaagagggTGGTCCAGAGGGGGGGGAAttcagagagacaaagaaagaaaggaaatattgttttaatggCCCCCGGCTGAGAGGAAGAATTTAATAAAGCCAATGAAGAGGCCGTTATTAGCGCACTCTCTCTTTTTGACACTGGTCTTAAGGCCGGGTTGCCATGGTTTCCTGCATGATCATGTGTTGCCATGGATACCAAACTTACCTCCATTTTCTTTGGCCACACCCTGGTTTTCTGGCTCGTCATTCTCCAGTTCTTCAATGTCTTGCTCCAGCCTGgctcaggaacacacacacacacacacacacacacacacacacacacacacacacacacacacacacacacacacacacacacacacacacacttcattatTCAAATGAATATGTAATTACAGAGATCATACTGTGATGAAGAGTAAACACTTGAATGATGACTGATGATTTGTTCCTTATAACGTTTTATATAACTACCATATTATCCACAGTGATCTTAAACCGTTTGCCATGCAGTCACATTTCTAATGAAGGTCaataataaaatactataataataatactatataTGGTTGTTGCACcaagacatacacacacaaataaatgggACAAAATTACACAATTCATTGGTGTATTAATACTGTAATATCTGGATGGAAGTACATTTCTTGAGATTTCTCTCAGGACACCACACATCACATGACCTCGAAAGCATCATCCTCCCTGTTTGCAGACGGGGGCCGCAGATCATCACACAGCGACGGACATCAACCACCTCTGTTTCTAAAGTTGTATATAAGATAATACAGCTCCATTCTTCCTGCTGTTTACAGTTGCACCACTGTACCCACGCCTACAGTTCTACCATAACAACAAGAGCAGCCACACCACATATTTGACCTTCGGTGCCCGATGTATTGTctcaaacatgcaaacaagaCAATGCTCTGGACAGTGAGTTTCACAGATTGGACACGCAGAGGTTTTTACTGTAAGCTGCTGACCTGAGGATGACCTGCTCCAGAAGTTTGGTCTTCACCTCGTCCTCGTGCAGACGCTTCAGAGTCTCGTCCTCCGCCGGAGCTCCGTCTAACAACCAGCGCTCCCTCAGTGCCTTCGACTGCAAGTGGACacaacaaataaagacagaggATAAACACAATGCAATGCGATTAGGTAGACGACTTTTTCACTGTTCCATTAAAATTGTGGTAATAATGTTAATGTAACAGCATGAAATCTCCATATACTTGGAGTATGGGTGTATACAGTATTGTGCTATaatcaatttaaatcaaatatatttgtaaagcctccacaaatcccagtttgccACATAGGGCGTAACACTATAGGTGCAACATCCTAAAGAAACATGAGAGTCAATATAAGGTCCAATACCAAAAACCTCAGGGAGAGTCACAAGGGGGGGATTGCtcttccaggacggacagacaTGCAATAGATCTCgcgtgtaacagagcacatcagcaaaataaccaTATTATTGTGTGGGTGTATTAATGCTTCAAGCTTCTATGCAAAAAGATAAGAACAAATTATTAAAAGGATCCAACTCAGAACCCTTGATCATGCATCTTTCTCCCTTAGCAGCTGATCAATTCCTTCGCAGAACATGTTATCGGCCCTTTTTCACTCCAGTGTAATTTATTTCAGAGAGAGATTAGTGGCCCTTTCACTGGGAGAGAAGGACAAGCCCTTTAGCTATAATCTACAAGAGAGTATATAGCAGGGAGCACGTCCGCTGCGTCTCTACAGACTGCTGCCACTCAGCGATTCTGTCCCACACTTCAACTCCTGCCAACTGGTTGCTGCCAAGTGGACTTTGGCCTCCAGCCAGAGCATCAAGGCTTCTGgcaccaaaaagaaaaagaccaaaaTAGGATGTAATTTCTCTCATTATACTTAATTGAAATCTAGAGAAGTaactgaaacataaaaacaaaacagctcaCATCATAAATAATGTCAAACTTTGCCAGGAGCTggacaataacaacacaaatgtcttAACTGACTCGTTGAATTTACAAACTGTGACTAGATTTAATGATTATAAATGTGGATATCCTAATTATAATGACTTTAGATAAAGTTACTTCTATTGCAAcctaattaaaaaacaaatatgaatggacaaaacacaggaataaaATAACCACACTTTGTTCCATTATGGATTTTTCACTGTTCTCTTGCCTTCCACTTCCTCGACTCTTTTTCAATCGATGTTTATTTCGTTCATCATTTTCCAAACAGCTCAGTATCTTTATCCTGCCTCCCGTCCACATTCCCTCCTGCAGATAAGCTAATATCAAAGTGAATAGTTGGCGTGCTCCGAGGTAAATATAACAGCGCAGCTGTTGGACCGTGCAGTGAAAGACAACCCTGCTTGGCCATATGGAAAAGTGCAAGTAAAAAGCTCTTGTTTTCACGAGTCTGAGTGAAAATCTGGACCGGTGCTTGATGTGAATTCCTCTCCAGTGATGCAACAAGAATTTCTAAAAACCTCCccctgctttttttcccctctctgacTCGACCCCcaccccttcctctctctcgcgTGAATCTCTATCCACCATGAAGTTCATGAACTCCACTTATAGGTTGTGTTGTGTCCCTCCtcagtttgtgttgctgtgtttctatgtgtgaaAGTGgctgttgttctgtttttactCTTACTTTCATCGCTGAGGAATTCAGCTGCAGACACCCAGCTGCACAGAGCTTTAcagcacagactcacacagtgTAACTCTACACTGCTCATACCCCAGCCCTGGTCTCCTGGGCACTCAATCTAACCCtgcttccccctctctctcactttctttcagTCTTGCTCACTCGCCCTCTCGCCACACCTTACTACCCGATGCCTGACATCACTAATGTACTCActcatgcgcacacacacacccacacacaccagtctGCACGGATGGTCGTAAAGCTGGAGTGCTGAAGCTATGTCTCTCTCGCCATTGTTCTTTGGAGTAAAAGCTGCTAACGTAGCAGACAAAGGGCGgaactgtgacacacacacacacacacacacacagagcgacatacacacacacacagaacagctGTAGGGACAGGAGCTTCAGTTCAAAATTCATTTAGCATCTGTCCAAAACATCAGTTTCTTCAAAATAAGGGTCATCCAGTCCGTGTAAGTCATATTGTTTCATCAACCGTAGCATTCAAAAAGCAAAAGATGTTTCA of the Hippoglossus stenolepis isolate QCI-W04-F060 chromosome 10, HSTE1.2, whole genome shotgun sequence genome contains:
- the palm1b gene encoding paralemmin 1b; its protein translation is MMAEVSQEERLQAISEKRKKQMEIENKRRQLDDDRRQLQHLKSKALRERWLLDGAPAEDETLKRLHEDEVKTKLLEQVILRLEQDIEELENDEPENQGVAKENGGENGVVQTSGNTPKREVTGLEAKLLGPSPDQASEDNPVTLVFMGYKTVEEEQESHTALGMEGVDGNVKAEFVVIEDGEGKAGGEAAADEQAPPNGSMAEKEKANGGGEEEEKEKEKEKEKKQTCKCCTVM